The Bubalus kerabau isolate K-KA32 ecotype Philippines breed swamp buffalo chromosome X, PCC_UOA_SB_1v2, whole genome shotgun sequence genome has a segment encoding these proteins:
- the SOWAHD gene encoding ankyrin repeat domain-containing protein SOWAHD: protein MAEPRGAAKPAPKASFAPTKLSPRSAPQPRPSRVDAGNLSRYRGNATASREPPLLGALMPSGTGSARRRGARLELLGLQGAAPAGWLSEERLEEQSPGGPNGPGGSRLCLEPREHAWILAAAEGRFEALQELLEAEPGLLLRGDPITGYSVLHWLAKHGRHEELILVHDFAQRQGLRLDVSAPGSGGLTPLHLAALQGHEMVIKVLVGALGADPTRRDHSGHRPCHYLRPDAPWSLRELSGAEDWERASGRDRDPNNANNNSSSAAGWTLRRAPSAVGAQVVEKTARAAAAPAKGKDSVGSRVAQIQGLLRHMFPFFQDR, encoded by the coding sequence ATGGCCGAGCCCCGAGGGGCCGCCAAGCCGGCCCCCAAGGCCTCCTTCGCACCGACCAAGCTGAGCCCGAGGAGCGCCCCGCAGCCCCGCCCCTCGAGAGTGGACGCCGGCAACCTGAGCAGGTACCGGGGCAACGCCACCGCCTCCAGGGAGCCCCCTTTACTTGGCGCGCTAATGCCCTCGGGAACGGGGTCGGCGCGCCGGCGGGGAGCGCGGCTGGAGCTGCTGGGGCTGCAGGGGGCGGCTCCCGCCGGGTGGTTGTCGGAGGAGCGCCTGGAGGAGCAGTCCCCTGGCGGGCCGAACGGACCGGGCGGTAGCAGGCTGTGCCTGGAGCCCCGGGAGCACGCGTGGATACTGGCGGCCGCCGAAGGCCGCTTTGAGGCGCTGCAGGAGCTGCTGGAAGCCGAGCCGGGGCTGCTGCTGCGGGGCGACCCGATCACGGGCTACTCGGTGCTGCACTGGCTGGCCAAGCACGGGCGCCACGAGGAACTCATCCTAGTGCACGACTTCGCCCAGCGCCAGGGGCTGCGGCTCGACGTGAGCGCCCCGGGTAGCGGCGGCCTCACGCCCCTCCACCTGGCGGCCCTGCAGGGCCACGAGATGGTCATCAAGGTGCTGGTGGGCGCCTTGGGGGCTGACCCCACGCGCCGCGACCACAGCGGCCACCGGCCCTGTCACTACCTGAGGCCCGACGCGCCCTGGAGCCTGCGGGAGCTGTCGGGGGCCGAGGACTGGGAGAGGGCAAGCGGCCGAGACCGGGACCCTAACAATgccaacaacaacagcagcagcgcCGCCGGGTGGACGCTGAGACGCGCCCCGAGCGCAGTGGGCGCGCAGGTCGTGGAGAAGACGGCCAGAGCGGCGGCGGCGCCAGCCAAGGGGAAAGACTCCGTGGGCAGCCGGGTGGCGCAAATTCAAGGCCTCCTCCGCCATATGTTCCCCTTCTTCCAGGACCGTTGA
- the RPL39 gene encoding large ribosomal subunit protein eL39, with protein sequence MSSHKTFRIKRFLAKKQKQNRPIPQWIRMKTGNKIRYNSKRRHWRRTKLGL encoded by the exons TCTTCTCACAAGACTTTCAGGATCAAGCGATTCCTGGccaagaaacaaaagcagaatcGTCCCATTCCTCAatggattcgaatgaaaactggcaaTAAAATCAG GTACAACTCCAAGAGAAGACATTGGAGAAGAACCAAGCTGGGTCTATAA